In the Treponema maltophilum ATCC 51939 genome, CTATAACGACTTACCCGACACCTTTATTATCTTCTTTTGTCCGTTTGACTATTTAAATGCGGGGCTGCCGATGTACACTTTTAAAACAATGTGCACGCAAAACTCACATTTGCAGTTGCCTGATGGTACAACAAAGGTTATACTTAACAGTAAGGCGGCCGAGAAAGAAAAGAATCCGGAGCTTAAAGCATTTTTGGAATACATGAACGGCAAAAAAAGCGAAGATACATTTGTCAAAGAGTTGGAACAGAGAATAGCAGAAATAAAACACAACGACCAAAGGAGGCACGATTATATGATAATGACAGCCTTTGAAGCCGATGCAAAACGGATTGGTAGATTGGAAGGCAGAAGCGAGGGCTTTGCCGACGGAGCATACCAAAAAGCGCTCGAAACGGCAAAACTCATGCAAATGCACAACTATCCGATTGCCGAAATTTGTGAAATGACCGGGCTTTCCAAGCAGGAAGTGGAATCGATTAATTAAATGGTAATGTGTAAGCCTCGGCAAGTTCGACATCAAAGTTGAGGTAACAATCGCCGATATTTTCCCCGTTACGGTAGAGGGCTGTACCGAAACGGAGCTTCAAAGCGCTACCGAAACCGTACTGCATACAAGGCCGCCAATCTTTCATATTGCAGAAATATCGCTTCCTGTGTTATTATAAAAAAGCACCGATTGTTTATTACAGGAGTTTTTGATGAAAGAATTTGTGTCGTCCGATAGCATACGGAATAACGCGCTTAAAATGGCGCACCGTATTTTGCAGGACGGTTTTATTCCCGATGTTATCTATGTGTCGCTTCGCGGAGGCGCGTACGTTGCGAACGTGCTCAGCGAATATTTTAAACTTGCCCGAAAAGATGTGCATCCGGTGCTGTATGCCGCCGTCGTTGCGCGCTCATATTCGGATATCCGCTGTCACAGCCGCGTTATGGTCGACGGCTGGACCTATTCGCCCGAACATTTGCGACCCGGCGACCGTATTTTGCTTGTGGACGATATTTTCGATACCGGCAGAACCATAAATCATTTAGTCGAAATTCTGCTCGAAAAGGGCATTCCGCGCAAAGACATAAAGGTTGCCGTTCACGACTACAAATATTTTACCGATTTGAAAGAGCAACTTCCCATTCAGCCCGATTATTGGTGCCGCAAGTTCACTCAGCCGAACCGAGATAACGACAACTGGCTGCATTATTTGAGCCACGAATTGGTCGGGTTGACGGCCGAAGAACGCGAAAAGTATTATTATGCGTCGGATCCGGAACTGCGCGACGTGCTCGAACCTTTGTTTCAGAAATCGGCAAAATAGAGAGGAAAATCGGAATGGAAAAAAAGACAAAAAAAAGAGCCGCATCCGCTTTGAACTTTTTTTTCGCCGTCCTCTTTTTATCTCTGCCGTTTTGCGGCGCGTATGCGAACGAAGGCTTAAAAAGCCTCCGGAGCGCCGCACCGGATTATGTCATCAATCCCGCTGCGGGCGTGTGGGCGAATTATCAAACGTTAGTGCTCGACTTACCCGAAGGCGCCGAAGCATTTTATTCGCTGAACGGCGAAGACCCTTCCGTGTCGGGCTTTGCATACGACGGTCCGGTTGTGCTTTCTGTTGCGGGCAGCGTTGCGCTCAGAATTGTCGTAACCGACGGTTCCGCCCCGATTTTCGAAACCGAAATTCCGTACACGGTCGTTCCGAAAGAAGAACCGGCGTATATACGGGCGGCGCGCCCGTTTTCCGCCGACGAAGCGTTTTTGCGTGTAAACTCGTCCGCCTATATCGATCTTCCCGAATCGGTTTCGTATACCGCAGGGCCCAGTCCGGTCTTTTTTACCGGGCGCCGGCTTATGCTGCCCTATGCTTCCGTGTACGAGCGCTTCGTTCCGCTTGCCGTCTACGACGGGGAAGTGCCGTTCCGCTATGTGCTTTTAACCGGAGGAGATGCGGAAAAATCACCCGGTTCGGAAACGGCCGGTGCGGCGGACGGAATCCTCTCTGCCGATACGCTTCCCGAATTCGATGATTGGAATTACGCGGCGTTTAAAACTCCGTTTCCGGTTTTTTATGCGATCGACGAAGGTCCCGTGCGCGTAAGCGCTTCGGCGCGCATCCGTATCGACAGAACAAAGCCGCATATGCTCTATTGGAAAATCGACGACGCGGAAAGTAAAGCGGCCGCCGCGGTGAACGCGGCCGGTACTCAAAGCGCGCTCGGTTTATCCGGTGCGCCGCTTTCGGAATTCAACCGGCTTTTTATTCCGCCCAAACCCGAACTTCATGGCCTTCCTGCGGTTCCTTCCGTGAACAAGGCGGTGAATCTGTCTTTCGACGATCCGGATTTTCTGTTCTGCGCTCGGACAAAAGACGGGAAAAAACTGTACTCGCCGGTTTTTTCGGTCGATGCGCTTGAAGGCGATGCTTTCGGTTTTTCGGAAAATATCGACGTACTGTATAAGGGCGTAAAGCAGGGCTCCGTGCGTCCTTCGTTTATTATCGATAAAATTCCGCCTTCGGCTCCCGTGTTTGTGTCGTCGGAAAAGGATTTTTATGCGCGAAAAGACATTGTCCTCGACATTCAAAGCGAAGGCGCCGTTTATTACCGCTTTGCCGAAACGTTCGAAGCCGAAAAGGGATTTTCCCGTTCCCGCATCGAAGACATAAACCGCGCGCTCGAATCCTCCCTTGCGGGCGAAAACGAAGAATCTTTTACGCGGCTTTCCGGCGGAAGTCTTATCCTTACATCGGGAGAAAAAAGCGCCCGATTGTACACGGTGGACGCGTACAGTGCCGATGCGGCCGGCAACAAAAGCCCCGTCGTGCGCTTTCAAACGGTTGCGGACGCCGTAAACTTTTACGCTTCGACCGCTGCCGAAGACGCTCAAGCCGACGGTTCTCCCGACAAACCCTTCGGTTCTTTTCCCGCTCTTTATACCGCGGTGCAAAAATCGGCTTCGCCCTTTGTGCGCTGCATGCTCGAGGGCACTTTTTCCGACATTCATCCGCTCCTTATAGAGCGCGACACCGAACTGTGCGGCGACGGAAAAACGCGCTTGCAGTTCGAAAAGGACGCATCGCTTACGGTGCGCAATGCGTTTTTCAATTTGAAAAACTGCACGCTCGAACGCTATGGTGTAGGCGAAAACGATATGCTTCAAACGTATCTGGTGCAAGCCGAAAACGCCGCGCTTTCTTTTTCGCATGCCGAACTCATATGCCGCGATCCGAACGGCGTTTCATGCTTCGGTCTGAAATCTTCTTCGCTCGACGCGGACTTTTGCGGCTTTACCGCCGAGGGCGTCGTATACGCGGATGCCGTCAGCGCAAAGGATTCGGTGGTGAATTTGCACAATGTGCGCTCCGTTGTAATTGCGCAAACGGGAGTCGGCGTAAAAAGCGTTCGCAGTTCGGTAACGGTTTTCGATTCGTCGTTCAGACTGAGCGGGAATCTGGTGCGGGCGCTCGAGTTCCTCGATTCGAATTTCGAACTCGGGAACAACGAGTTCGTTTCCGAAAAACCGATGAACGGCATGGGCGCCGTGTGGTCGAACGTTTTTCCCGACATCGCAATCGATGTTTCCAAAAATACCTACAGCGGTTTTTCTTCGCTGTACGCAAGCCGATGAGCGTGATTTGCGGTTTGGACGAAGCGGGAAGGGGACCCTTGGCCGGCCCCGTTACCGCCGCCGCCGTTATTCTGCCGCCCGATTTTCCCGTCGAACTGCTTAACGATTCCAAAAAACTTTCGGCAAAAAAACGCGGGACGCTCGAAATACTCATAAAAGAAAAAGCCGTCGCCTGGGCGGTTTCATCCGTAGACGAAAAAGAAATC is a window encoding:
- a CDS encoding phosphoribosyltransferase; translated protein: MKEFVSSDSIRNNALKMAHRILQDGFIPDVIYVSLRGGAYVANVLSEYFKLARKDVHPVLYAAVVARSYSDIRCHSRVMVDGWTYSPEHLRPGDRILLVDDIFDTGRTINHLVEILLEKGIPRKDIKVAVHDYKYFTDLKEQLPIQPDYWCRKFTQPNRDNDNWLHYLSHELVGLTAEEREKYYYASDPELRDVLEPLFQKSAK
- a CDS encoding Rpn family recombination-promoting nuclease/putative transposase, which produces MKKCFDDLTIADDFMFCSVMQDPKLCKKLLNIVLSDTIGTITKLQYQTAFEKGSSKGIRLDVWAGDDSGTLYDIEMQTTDKKNLAKRLRYYQSAIDVSTLTKGGDYNDLPDTFIIFFCPFDYLNAGLPMYTFKTMCTQNSHLQLPDGTTKVILNSKAAEKEKNPELKAFLEYMNGKKSEDTFVKELEQRIAEIKHNDQRRHDYMIMTAFEADAKRIGRLEGRSEGFADGAYQKALETAKLMQMHNYPIAEICEMTGLSKQEVESIN
- a CDS encoding chitobiase/beta-hexosaminidase C-terminal domain-containing protein; protein product: MEKKTKKRAASALNFFFAVLFLSLPFCGAYANEGLKSLRSAAPDYVINPAAGVWANYQTLVLDLPEGAEAFYSLNGEDPSVSGFAYDGPVVLSVAGSVALRIVVTDGSAPIFETEIPYTVVPKEEPAYIRAARPFSADEAFLRVNSSAYIDLPESVSYTAGPSPVFFTGRRLMLPYASVYERFVPLAVYDGEVPFRYVLLTGGDAEKSPGSETAGAADGILSADTLPEFDDWNYAAFKTPFPVFYAIDEGPVRVSASARIRIDRTKPHMLYWKIDDAESKAAAAVNAAGTQSALGLSGAPLSEFNRLFIPPKPELHGLPAVPSVNKAVNLSFDDPDFLFCARTKDGKKLYSPVFSVDALEGDAFGFSENIDVLYKGVKQGSVRPSFIIDKIPPSAPVFVSSEKDFYARKDIVLDIQSEGAVYYRFAETFEAEKGFSRSRIEDINRALESSLAGENEESFTRLSGGSLILTSGEKSARLYTVDAYSADAAGNKSPVVRFQTVADAVNFYASTAAEDAQADGSPDKPFGSFPALYTAVQKSASPFVRCMLEGTFSDIHPLLIERDTELCGDGKTRLQFEKDASLTVRNAFFNLKNCTLERYGVGENDMLQTYLVQAENAALSFSHAELICRDPNGVSCFGLKSSSLDADFCGFTAEGVVYADAVSAKDSVVNLHNVRSVVIAQTGVGVKSVRSSVTVFDSSFRLSGNLVRALEFLDSNFELGNNEFVSEKPMNGMGAVWSNVFPDIAIDVSKNTYSGFSSLYASR